The nucleotide sequence TCTGATAAAGTGAAATTTATTTTTGTTTCAATACCTGCGTTAACTGTAATAACTTTTAGCTGTTTTGCAAATCCAACCAAACTTATGCTTAGCTGGTAAGTTCCTGGGGCAATGTTTGCGAAGCTAAAGTTTCCGTATTTATCGGTTATGGTTGTTTTACCTGTATTCAGGATACTAATGGTTGCCGCTTCAATTGGGTTGCCATTTGTAGCTGCAACTTTTCCTTTAATAGTTTGCGCTTGAACATTTGCCAATAAAAATGTTGCAAGAACAGTATATATAAACTGTTTCATTGTTTGTCAATTAAAAAATGTTCAGCCATTCGCTCTTCCTTATTTTTACAGGTGGCAATTGTTATAGCCACCGCAAAAACTATTATTATTTTTTTCATTTTATTTAGTTCTCTACACTGCCGATAGAAAACATTCCTGTAATATCGCTTGAACCGTTACCACCCAGGTTATCTACAAATTTTACCATTTGATCGGCAGTATGAATATTGGGCGTAGCGTTGTCGTCCATCCCGGTTCCTGTTGTGAGCGTAATAGTATTGGTTTTCCCGCTCAGCAGTTTATCAAAATCTGCTTTAATGGTGACTTTCGGTGCATTACGGCCAACTATAGCGTGGGTAGTAAGATCTAAGGTAATATCCCGGTACCCATCAACCCCTTGTGTGTACGCGCCTTCAGTTCCTTTAACAGTGCTTCCCGTATGAATGGACATTTCTTTATTATCGGTATCGTAAAAGCCTTCCAGTTTTGTGAAACGGTAACCCGTGCCCCATTCCCACATCATTTCCGTATCATTAGACCCTGCTGCAGCGTAGAATTTTGGAAATTTTACCTGATCTAACGTATTCAGATCCTGTTTGATTCCCAAGCCGAATTTGATCTGTTTGTATTCACCTGTCGGTATATTGCTCAAGGTATAATCCAGCGTTTCAGATTTTGCCTGGTTTACAACAGTTGCACCCTTATCCAGGTCATTAATATTATAAGGAATTTCGGTCCCATCAGCTTTTATAAGCCGGATGTTGCTTATTACATATTTCAGTTCAGAAAAATGATGCACCTGCCCTTTGGCTGAAGTGTTTACTGTGGCTGTGGCAGTAGTGGCATTGCCAAGAACAATCGTTGTACTTTTAAATGTATTATTAAAATGTAAAGTAACATTGTTTGCAACTGGAACATCATCGCTCTTACTGCAAGAAAATAATGCCAGTGGAAAAGCAGATAACAGCAGATACTTTTTAAAATTTTTCATGTCTTAGATTTTTTTAATTATGATTTATTTGATTTAGGATTAAAAATTAAATTTTAACGATGTGAAAATATTACGTCCCATTCTCGGGATATTACCCCAGTCTGCATAAGTACTGTAATACCTGTTTAATAAATTCTCTGCCCCAACCTGTAAGACGGTTCTGAAGCTTTTAATATTGAACCAATAATCTGCTGAAGCATTCCAGATTATATAAGCCGGTGTTTGATCCTCGCCATATTCCGGGCTGTAATTGATCTGTGCAAAGTCTCCATTCAGCGAGGTTTGAACGCCCAATTTTTTATACATAAAATGAAGGAATGTCTGGTAGCTTAACGGGCGAATGAACGGCAAATTCCCGCCGTTATCGTCTGTTGCGCGTGCGTAAGTGAGCGATCCATTCCAATGTAAATGCTCCAGAATATTATAGTTGACATTCAGTGCCAGGTTAAAAAGCTTAGCATGGTTTAAGGAGGTATAACCTTTAACGCCCACCGACTGATAGTTCATTGGGCTTCCTAAACTCAAAATTTTCCCGATGATATAATTTTGAATGTAGAAATAGTTCACTTTAGCTTCAATGCCCATTTTCTCGTTTTTAAACCCTGCGCTGGCATTGGCTTCATAGGATATCTCATTTTTTAAATCAGGGTTACCTACATAATCGTAGCGGTCAAAGCTATTATAGATATAATACCCGTATCCTTCGGAAACAGAAGGTGCCCTATGCCCATACCCGGTTCCAACAGAAAAATTAAACTGGTTGATATTCAACTGGTAGCTTGCATGTAAACCCGGTAAAAGCCTGGTTTTTTCCTGCGGTGCACCTGGGTGAAAAATCCAGTTAAATTCTACATATTTAGATCGATTATAATTAACGCCAACAGTACCACCAAAATTCACCTGGCTTCTTTCTGAAATGTCCCAGGAATTATTCATAGCAAGGCTTGCAAACTTTGTTGTAACCCAGGGCCAGCTATAAGCAAACATGGTTCTTTTGCTTCTGTCCTGCGGATACATACGCATTTCTGCAATTGATAAATTATTATAAGCATTCAGTTGGATCTCTGAAGAATAATCGCCGCTTTTTAAATTTGCTTTGGAAACCAACCCGTAAGTAGTACTCCAGCCCGGCATATCCATGTGTACTAAATTTTCCGGGCGCTTGGTATCATCCATATAATGTTCT is from Niabella beijingensis and encodes:
- a CDS encoding MbnP family protein, yielding MKNFKKYLLLSAFPLALFSCSKSDDVPVANNVTLHFNNTFKSTTIVLGNATTATATVNTSAKGQVHHFSELKYVISNIRLIKADGTEIPYNINDLDKGATVVNQAKSETLDYTLSNIPTGEYKQIKFGLGIKQDLNTLDQVKFPKFYAAAGSNDTEMMWEWGTGYRFTKLEGFYDTDNKEMSIHTGSTVKGTEGAYTQGVDGYRDITLDLTTHAIVGRNAPKVTIKADFDKLLSGKTNTITLTTGTGMDDNATPNIHTADQMVKFVDNLGGNGSSDITGMFSIGSVEN
- a CDS encoding TonB-dependent receptor plug domain-containing protein, which gives rise to MKRLMFPVLLFGIAANAQSIQEKKDSAKALDEVKVVATAKKKMETEMKMAVSVDEFLASSNNISFIKRGAYAWEPLLNNMSTERSTVTIDGMHIFGACTDKMDPITSYVESNNLSAIDIKSGQEGSLHGATVAGSIDLKRKSTPFSLEKKWGGSYQTGFEMNNKQFFNLGNVSYSTNRFVADGSVSYRKAGDYYDGNNDEVKHSQYNKFNTSLGMAYKTSPFSALRVDAIFDVAKDVGFPALPMDLWLSRALITSASYKQLFQEGLIKVWDTKVYFNAIEHYMDDTKRPENLVHMDMPGWSTTYGLVSKANLKSGDYSSEIQLNAYNNLSIAEMRMYPQDRSKRTMFAYSWPWVTTKFASLAMNNSWDISERSQVNFGGTVGVNYNRSKYVEFNWIFHPGAPQEKTRLLPGLHASYQLNINQFNFSVGTGYGHRAPSVSEGYGYYIYNSFDRYDYVGNPDLKNEISYEANASAGFKNEKMGIEAKVNYFYIQNYIIGKILSLGSPMNYQSVGVKGYTSLNHAKLFNLALNVNYNILEHLHWNGSLTYARATDDNGGNLPFIRPLSYQTFLHFMYKKLGVQTSLNGDFAQINYSPEYGEDQTPAYIIWNASADYWFNIKSFRTVLQVGAENLLNRYYSTYADWGNIPRMGRNIFTSLKFNF